The proteins below are encoded in one region of Ascochyta rabiei chromosome 21, complete sequence:
- a CDS encoding Aspartate transaminase yields MSESAQRSLAYASPAASPQSSSSSSSSNLRLSQISTQLAPMAATAFDASAVPQAPEDALFGLMAAYRRDPDSNKVDLGIGAYRDNNAKPWVLPVVKKADEILRKDPDLNHEYLPIAGLPDFTTASQKLVLGGDSPAIKEKRVTSLQTISGTGAVHLGALFLHKFYKTNSERTAYFSDPTWPNHFQIFSNVGLAHKTYPYFSKQTKGLDFDGMYAAIKSAPEGSIIVLHACAHNPTGVDATQEQWKKIADVIRAKKHFPFFDTAYQGFASGDLAKDGWAIRYFVEQGFELCLAQSYAKNFGLYGERAGCFHFVTSPASDAQSTVTRVASQLAILQRSEISNPPAYGARIASIVLNDPQLFSEWEANLREMSGRIKEMRSALRSKLEELGTPGTWNHITDQIGMFSFTGLTEEQVMKLREDSHVYMTKNGRISMAGLNTHNVEYFAKAVDKAVRATQ; encoded by the exons ATGTCAGAATCAGCTCAGCGATCCCTTGCCTATGCTTCACCGGCTGCCTCCCCCCagtcctcctcctcctcctcctcctccaacCTCCGCCTCTCCCAAATCTCTACCCAACTCGCCCCAATGGCTGCCACAGCTTTCGACGCGAGCGCCGTCCCTCAGGCGCCCGAAGACGCGCTCTTCGGCCTGATGGCCGCGTATCGCCGCGACCCCGACAGCAACAAGGTCGACCTGGGCATTGGAGCCTACCGAGACAACAACGCCAAGCCCTGGGTGCTGCCCGTGGTGAAGAAG GCCGACGAGATCCTCCGCAAGGACCCCGACCTCAACCACGAGTACCTGCCCATTGCTGGCCTGCCCGACTTCACCACTGCCTCCCAAAAGCTTGTCCTCGGCGGTGACAGCCCCGCCATCAAGGAAAAGCGA GTCACCAGCTTGCAGACCATCTCCGGCACCGGCGCCGTGCACCTGGGCGCCCTCTTCCTGCACAAGTTCTACAAGACAAACTCCGAGCGCACCGCCTACTTCTCCGACCCCACATGGCCGAACCACTTCCAGATCTTCTCCAACGTCGGCCTCGCGCACAAGACATACCCCTACTTCTCCAAGCAGACAAAAGGCCTTGACTTTGATGGCATGTACGCCGCGATCAAGAGTGCGCCCGAAGGCAGCATCATCGTCCTGCACGCTTGCGCTCACAACCCCACTGGCGTCGATGCCACGCAAGAGCAGTGGAAGAAGATTGCCGACGTGATCCGGGCGAAGAAGCACTTCCCCTTCTTCGACACAGCCTACCAGGGCTTTGCCTCGGGTGACCTTGCCAAAGATGGCTGGGCCATCCGCTACTTCGTCGAGCAGGGCTTCGAGCTGTGCCTTGCCCAGTCCTACGCAAAGAACTTTGGTCTTTACGGCGAGCGTGCCGGTTGCTTCCACTTTGTCACATCGCCTGCATCTGATGCGCAGTCAACAGTCACCCGCGTTGCCTCGCAACTTGCCATCCTCCAGCGATCTGAGATCTCGAACCCTCCCGCATACGGTGCTCGCATCGCCTCTATCGTCCTCAACGACCCACAACTCTTCTCCGAGTGGGAGGCCAACCTCCGCGAGATGTCTGGCCGCATCAAAGAGATGCGCAGCGCGCTCCGCAGCAAGCTCGAGGAGCTTGGCACGCCTGGCACATGGAACCACATCACAGATCAGATTGGCATGTTCAGCTTTACAGGTCTGACCGAGGAGCAGGTCATGAAGCTGCGTGAGGACTCGCACGTCTACATGACCAAGAATGGGCGTATCTCCATGGCAGGTCTCAATACGCACAACGTGGAGTACTTTGCCAAGGCTGTCGACAAGGCTGTCAGGGCGACGCAGTAG